In Aedes albopictus strain Foshan chromosome 3, AalbF5, whole genome shotgun sequence, the following are encoded in one genomic region:
- the LOC134284237 gene encoding translocon-associated protein subunit delta-like — protein sequence MNPKAVLLFALVAVSASLCRASSCTSPEVKSSFFSTSDATIVSQIAFVTEFSLKCSNAGAEKLPLFAEVGGKLAPVVRVGDGKYQVSWNEEIKKASSGKYTIRLFDEESFAAVRKAQRAGEDIQSVKALTNVVVSFPGAYKGPWINSEILASGVVGFVAYVAFSTRSKLLA from the exons ATGAACCCAAAAGCCGTTCTCCTGTTCGCCCTGGTGGCCGTTTCGGCTTCCCTGTGCCGGGCCAGTTCCTGCACCAGTCCGGAGGTCAAGTCGAGCTTCTTCTCCACCTCGGATGCCACCATTGTGAGCCAGATCGCCTTCGTGACGGAGTTTAGCCTCAAGTGCTCCAATGCCGGTGCGGAGAAGCTTCCGCTGTTTGCCGAGGTCGGCGGAAAGTTGGCTCCGGTGGTGCGCGTTGGCGACGGAAAGTACCAG GTCAGCTGGAATGAGGAAATCAAGAAGGCCAGCAGCGGCAAGTACACCATCCGGCTGTTCGACGAGGAATCGTTTGCTGCCGTCCGGAAGGCCCAGCGCGCCGGCGAAGACATCCAATCGGTGAAGGCCCTTACCAATGTGGTGGTCAGCTTCCCCGGTGCCTACAAGGGCCCATGGATCAACTCGGAAATTTTGGCCTCCGGAGTGGTTGGATTCGTGGCCTACGTGGCGTTCTCCACGCGCAGCAAACTGTTGGCGTAA